From a region of the Macrobrachium nipponense isolate FS-2020 chromosome 20, ASM1510439v2, whole genome shotgun sequence genome:
- the LOC135222298 gene encoding sporozoite surface protein 2-like — translation MDVNEKILQSLKLSENEPLNLASESAVNQESTNKNAVDVALSLSSAFEPEPEDVDLDDLVRDPSPEKTSEEVRSLSPVKQPSPVKEPSPMKEPVVVKEPTPDKQLTSVKEPTPVKEVNPVKQPSNPEAPTNDKKPVRPKQLSIEKQSVPQNDPSSVQPVTSVPKSNQNEMPKDKNQTSFNFGLPKTSTSNIPMNFGVPKPDGGFQANSIIANALKDVDLGNHSKEEKVPEGPTIDLDAPVASTKPVLLVDKTEAEDLEDWLDSVLDD, via the coding sequence ATGGATGTTAATGAGAAAATTCTCCAAAGTTTGAAACTCAGTGAAAATGAACCACTCAATCTAGCAAGTGAATCTGCTGTAAATCAGGAAAGTACTAACAAGAATGCAGTAGAtgttgctctttctctctctagtgCATTTGAACCAGAACCAGAAGATGTGGATTTAGATGACCTTGTACGAGATCCATCTCCTGAAAAGACAAGTGAAGAAGTGAGGTCATTAAGTCCTGTAAAACAACCTAGTCCAGTAAAAGAGCCCTCTCCAATGAAAGAACCTGTGGTTGTAAAGGAACCTACCCCAGACAAACAACTTACTTCAGTTAAAGAACCTACTCCAGTGAAAGAAGTTAACCCAGTTAAGCAACCAAGCAACCCAGAAGCACCCACCAATGACAAAAAACCAGTTCGACCCAAGCAACTTTCTATTGAAAAACAATCAGTTCCTCAGAATGATCCAAGTTCAGTTCAGCCAGTTACATCTGTTCCAAAAAGTAATCAAAATGAAATGCCAAAGGACAAAAATCAAACCTCATTTAATTTTGGTTTGCCAAAGACAAGTACTTCAAATATTCCCATGAACTTTGGTGTTCCCAAACCAGATGGTGGTTTTCAGGCCAATAGTATTATTGCAAATGCTTTAAAAGATGTTGATTTAGGTAATCACTCCAAAGAAGAAAAGGTTCCAGAAGGACCTACGATAGACCTAGATGCACCAGTAGCTTCGACTAAACCCGTTTTATTGGTAGATAAAACTGAAGCGGAAGATTTAGAAGACTGGCTAGATTCTGTGCTTGATGATTAA
- the LOC135219796 gene encoding uncharacterized protein LOC135219796 — translation MVDVGVNGRVSDGGVFAVSEFGRTFSEGHLHIPKPRCLTNSDKELPFTFVADNAYPMSENLMKPYSQSELDEQQQVFNYRLSRARRVIENVFGILTSQFEVFQKQE, via the coding sequence ATGGTTGATGTTGGTGTCAATGGCAGAGTATCTGACGGTGGTGTGTTCGCTGTGTCTGAGTTTGGAAGGACGTTCAGTGAAGGCCATCTACACATCCCTAAACCTCGGTGCTTGACAAACAGTGATAAAGAACTGCCGTTCACATTTGTGGCAGATAATGCTTATCCGATGTCAGAGAACTTAATGAAGCCCTATTCACAGTCTGAATTAGATGAGCAACAACAAGTTTTCAACTATAGATTGAGTCGTGCAAGACGAGTAATAGAAAATGTATTTGGCATTTTGACATCTCAATTTGAAGTATTTCAAAAGCAAGAATAA